A stretch of the Papaver somniferum cultivar HN1 chromosome 6, ASM357369v1, whole genome shotgun sequence genome encodes the following:
- the LOC113286687 gene encoding pentatricopeptide repeat-containing protein At5g09450, mitochondrial-like — protein sequence MAIRSSSLLSNLRKYQSKPPSFISYSRASFSSSSGSISSVTNHIEGESDNQENDDNLKTRLFKLRFPKRSATTTIKNWINEGNQVTLPELRQLAKDLNKSHRFKHALEISEWIVTRKEFELSDTDYATRINLMTKVFGVDSAERYFEGLPQAAKNGETYTALLHSYASAKLTDRAESFFERIQREKVCVSALAYNEMMTLYVSVGQLEKVGSVIEEMKRRNVSRDLYSYNLWISSYAGCMDIDGVRRILEEMSCDCNSKDGWVAYRQLAEIYITVSNLVNSVDENSLVEAERKISQREWITYDFLIILYTGLRYKERIDAIWKSLKLTAQKMTSRNYMCILSSYVMLREFEEAGGVLDEWKESKSVDFDAQQYRKLVDAFAGVGLVEKAELLHTLMIRKYCNPVEESD from the exons ATGGCGAttcgttcttcttctctgttATCGAATCTCAGAAAATACCAATCCAAACCTCCATCCTTCATCTCCTATTCCAGAGCATCATTCTCATCATCATCAGGATCTATATCATCAGTAACCAATCACATCGAAGGAGAATCAGACAATCAAGAAAACGATGATAATCTCAAAACCAGGTTATTCAAACTCAGATTCCCTAAACGAAGTGCAACTACTACTATTAAAAATTGGATTAACGAAGGAAATCAAGTTACACTTCCAGAATTACGTCAACTCGCTAAAGATCTCAACAAATCTCACCGATTCAAACATGCACTCGAG ATATCAGAATGGATAGTTACTCGAAAAGAATTCGAGTTATCAGATACTGATTATGCGACACGGATTAATTTGATGACGAAAGTCTTTGGTGTTGATTCTGCTGAACGGTACTTTGAAGGACTGCCTCAGGCTGCGAAAAATGGTGAGACTTATACTGCATTGCTGCATTCTTATGCTAGTGCTAAATTGACTGACCGAGCCGAGAGTTTCTTTGAGAGGATTCAGAGGGAGAAAGTTTGTGTGAGTGCGCTTGCGTATAATGAGATGATGACACTATATGTATCGGTAGGGCAATTAGAGAAGGTAGGTTCGGTTATTGAAGAGATGAAGAGGCGGAATGTTTCACGTGATCTTTATAGTTATAATCTGTGGATTAGTTCTTATGCTGGTTGTATGGATATTGATGGGGTTAGGAGGATTCTTGAGGAAATGAGTTGTGATTGTAACTCGAAAGATGGGTGGGTAGCATATAGGCAACTTGCGGAAATATATATTACTGTAAGTAATCTTGTGAATTCAGTGGATGAGAATTCGTTAGTTGAGGCTGAAAGGAAGATAAGTCAAAGAGAATGGATAACATATGATTTCTTGATTATACTTTATACTGGTTTGAGATACAAAGAGAGAATTGATGCGATATGGAAGTCGTTGAAATTGACGGCTCAGAAAATGACAAGCAGAAACTATATGTGTATTCTTTCTTCGTATGTGATGCTCAGGGAGTTTGAAGAAGCTGGTGGAGTACTTGACGAGTGGAAGGAATCTAAGTCTGTGGATTTTGATGCCCAACAGTATAGGAAGCTTGTGGATGCTTTTGCAGGGGTTGGTTTAGTGGAGAAAGCCGAGTTACTCCATACCCTTATGATACGGAAATATTGCAACCCTGTAGAGGAGTCGGACTGA
- the LOC113286688 gene encoding chaperone protein dnaJ 1, mitochondrial-like isoform X2, producing MSRFRLIGSISNIRKLHRHKTALSLVADEFLHQENGGLRGNFQSLHSLCRGVSGVDVRLLNIGGFLNKRYFHATGSCQRDFYEVLGVPKDANRDDIKKAFQGLAKKYHPDANKNNPAAKRKFQEISEAYQTLKDAEKRAQYDMENTSSAGKGNYYGRNPQGYSTRTAGDFSGFHEEHFSSSFRNIFSEIFEEVDDFAPEIQVELNLSFAEAAQGCQKKLKFNARVPCGSCNGLGHPAYAKMKVCPTCGGIGRVTIPPFTSTCSACKGQGRVVKEICTACRGGGVVEGVKEVTVIIPAGVETGDTISVKNAGNSAGRGVLPGTLYIKLNVAKDSIFRRDGADIHVDANISFTQAIIGGKVHVPALSGEMQIKIPKGVQPGHTVVLRSKGLPTHGGYIQDFGDQYVHFRVKFPTSLNERQRALMEEFAKEECMHGNSAPEPEGENCRLSQKLSTG from the exons atgagCAGGTTTCGTTTAATTGGGTCTATATCCAATATTCGAAAG TTACATCGGCATAAAACTGCATTGTCATTGGTAGCAGATGAGTTTCTTCATCAGGAGAATGGTGGATTGAGGGGAAATTTTCAAA GTTTACATAGTTTGTGCCGTGGTGTTAGTGGAGTTGATGTTAGATTACTAAACATAGGAGGTTTTCTGAACAAGCGGTATTTTCACGCAACAG GATCTTGTCAGCGAGATTTTTATGAAGTTCTTGGTGTCCCAAAGGATGCTAATCGGGATGATATCAAAAAGGCATTCCAGGGG CTTGCCAAAAAATATCATCCAGATGCGAATAAGAATAATCCTGCTGCAAAGAGGAAATTCCAAGAGATAAGTGAAGCCTATCAG ACCCTAAAAGATGCTGAAAAGAGAGCTCAGTATGATATG GAAAACACCAGCAGCGCTGGGAAAGGAAATTACTATGGTAGAAATCCACAGGGTTACTCTACTAGAACTGCGGGTGATTTCAGTGGTTTTCATGAAGAGCATTTCTCTAGTTCTTTCCGTAATATATTTTCCGAG ATCTTTGAAGAAGTAGATGACTTTGCTCCAGAGATACAG GTGGAGCTGAACCTCTCCTTTGCTGAAGCTGCGCAAGGCTGTCAGAAGAAGCTGAAATTTAATGCTCGTGTTCCTTGCGGTTCTTGCA ATGGACTTGGTCATCCAGCTTATGCAAAGATGAAAGTATGCCCAACTTGTGGAGGCATTGGAAGA GTTACAATTCCTCCTTTCACATCAACATGCAGTGCTTGCAAAGGACAGGGCCGAGTTGTTAAG GAAATTTGTACTGCTTGTAGAGGAGGCGGAGTTGTTGAAGGTGTGAAGGAGGTCACTGTTATAATCCCGGCTG GCGTTGAGACTGGGGATACAATCAGTGTAAAAAATGCTGGTAATAGTGCAGGCCGGGGAGTTCTACCTGGAACTTTATACATAAAACTAAat GTTGCAAAAGATTCTATATTCCGGAGAGATGGTGCAGACATACATGTTGATGCTAATATTAGCTTTACACAA GCCATTATTGGTGGTAAAGTTCATGTTCCAGCATTGTCCGGCGAGATGCAAATAAAA ATACCAAAAGGAGTTCAGCCAGGACATACTGTAGTACTGAGAAGCAAAG GTTTGCCAACACATGGTGGTTATATACAAGATTTTGGTGATCAATATGTGCATTTCCGCGTCAAATTTCCCAC TTCGTTAAATGAACGCCAGCGTGCACTAATGGAAGAATTTGCTAAAGAGGAGTGTATGCATGGAAATAGTGCTCCTGAACCTGAAGGGGAGAACTG CAGGCTTTCTCAGAAGCTCTCAACTGGTTGA
- the LOC113286688 gene encoding chaperone protein dnaJ 1, mitochondrial-like isoform X1: MSRFRLIGSISNIRKLHRHKTALSLVADEFLHQENGGLRGNFQSLHSLCRGVSGVDVRLLNIGGFLNKRYFHATGSCQRDFYEVLGVPKDANRDDIKKAFQGLAKKYHPDANKNNPAAKRKFQEISEAYQTLKDAEKRAQYDMENTSSAGKGNYYGRNPQGYSTRTAGDFSGFHEEHFSSSFRNIFSEIFEEVDDFAPEIQVELNLSFAEAAQGCQKKLKFNARVPCGSCNGLGHPAYAKMKVCPTCGGIGRVTIPPFTSTCSACKGQGRVVKEICTACRGGGVVEGVKEVTVIIPAGVETGDTISVKNAGNSAGRGVLPGTLYIKLNVAKDSIFRRDGADIHVDANISFTQAIIGGKVHVPALSGEMQIKIPKGVQPGHTVVLRSKGLPTHGGYIQDFGDQYVHFRVKFPTSLNERQRALMEEFAKEECMHGNSAPEPEGENWLKPVVDIVTGPNFVRNFSIFLLILLLLSKATS, encoded by the exons atgagCAGGTTTCGTTTAATTGGGTCTATATCCAATATTCGAAAG TTACATCGGCATAAAACTGCATTGTCATTGGTAGCAGATGAGTTTCTTCATCAGGAGAATGGTGGATTGAGGGGAAATTTTCAAA GTTTACATAGTTTGTGCCGTGGTGTTAGTGGAGTTGATGTTAGATTACTAAACATAGGAGGTTTTCTGAACAAGCGGTATTTTCACGCAACAG GATCTTGTCAGCGAGATTTTTATGAAGTTCTTGGTGTCCCAAAGGATGCTAATCGGGATGATATCAAAAAGGCATTCCAGGGG CTTGCCAAAAAATATCATCCAGATGCGAATAAGAATAATCCTGCTGCAAAGAGGAAATTCCAAGAGATAAGTGAAGCCTATCAG ACCCTAAAAGATGCTGAAAAGAGAGCTCAGTATGATATG GAAAACACCAGCAGCGCTGGGAAAGGAAATTACTATGGTAGAAATCCACAGGGTTACTCTACTAGAACTGCGGGTGATTTCAGTGGTTTTCATGAAGAGCATTTCTCTAGTTCTTTCCGTAATATATTTTCCGAG ATCTTTGAAGAAGTAGATGACTTTGCTCCAGAGATACAG GTGGAGCTGAACCTCTCCTTTGCTGAAGCTGCGCAAGGCTGTCAGAAGAAGCTGAAATTTAATGCTCGTGTTCCTTGCGGTTCTTGCA ATGGACTTGGTCATCCAGCTTATGCAAAGATGAAAGTATGCCCAACTTGTGGAGGCATTGGAAGA GTTACAATTCCTCCTTTCACATCAACATGCAGTGCTTGCAAAGGACAGGGCCGAGTTGTTAAG GAAATTTGTACTGCTTGTAGAGGAGGCGGAGTTGTTGAAGGTGTGAAGGAGGTCACTGTTATAATCCCGGCTG GCGTTGAGACTGGGGATACAATCAGTGTAAAAAATGCTGGTAATAGTGCAGGCCGGGGAGTTCTACCTGGAACTTTATACATAAAACTAAat GTTGCAAAAGATTCTATATTCCGGAGAGATGGTGCAGACATACATGTTGATGCTAATATTAGCTTTACACAA GCCATTATTGGTGGTAAAGTTCATGTTCCAGCATTGTCCGGCGAGATGCAAATAAAA ATACCAAAAGGAGTTCAGCCAGGACATACTGTAGTACTGAGAAGCAAAG GTTTGCCAACACATGGTGGTTATATACAAGATTTTGGTGATCAATATGTGCATTTCCGCGTCAAATTTCCCAC TTCGTTAAATGAACGCCAGCGTGCACTAATGGAAGAATTTGCTAAAGAGGAGTGTATGCATGGAAATAGTGCTCCTGAACCTGAAGGGGAGAACTG GTTGAAGCCAGTTGTTGATATTGTGACGGGTCCGAATTTCGTGCGCAATTTCAGTATCTTTCTACTCATACTGCTTTTGCTGAGCAAAGCTACAAGCTGA
- the LOC113286688 gene encoding chaperone protein dnaJ 1, mitochondrial-like isoform X3, with amino-acid sequence MSRFRLIGSISNIRKLHRHKTALSLVADEFLHQENGGLRGNFQSLHSLCRGVSGVDVRLLNIGGFLNKRYFHATGSCQRDFYEVLGVPKDANRDDIKKAFQGLAKKYHPDANKNNPAAKRKFQEISEAYQTLKDAEKRAQYDMENTSSAGKGNYYGRNPQGYSTRTAGDFSGFHEEHFSSSFRNIFSEIFEEVDDFAPEIQVELNLSFAEAAQGCQKKLKFNARVPCGSCNGLGHPAYAKMKVCPTCGGIGRVTIPPFTSTCSACKGQGRVVKEICTACRGGGVVEGVKEVTVIIPAGVETGDTISVKNAGNSAGRGVLPGTLYIKLNVAKDSIFRRDGADIHVDANISFTQAIIGGKVHVPALSGEMQIKIPKGVQPGHTVVLRSKGLPTHGGYIQDFGDQYVHFRVKFPTSLNERQRALMEEFAKEECMHGNSAPEPEGENWLSQKLSTG; translated from the exons atgagCAGGTTTCGTTTAATTGGGTCTATATCCAATATTCGAAAG TTACATCGGCATAAAACTGCATTGTCATTGGTAGCAGATGAGTTTCTTCATCAGGAGAATGGTGGATTGAGGGGAAATTTTCAAA GTTTACATAGTTTGTGCCGTGGTGTTAGTGGAGTTGATGTTAGATTACTAAACATAGGAGGTTTTCTGAACAAGCGGTATTTTCACGCAACAG GATCTTGTCAGCGAGATTTTTATGAAGTTCTTGGTGTCCCAAAGGATGCTAATCGGGATGATATCAAAAAGGCATTCCAGGGG CTTGCCAAAAAATATCATCCAGATGCGAATAAGAATAATCCTGCTGCAAAGAGGAAATTCCAAGAGATAAGTGAAGCCTATCAG ACCCTAAAAGATGCTGAAAAGAGAGCTCAGTATGATATG GAAAACACCAGCAGCGCTGGGAAAGGAAATTACTATGGTAGAAATCCACAGGGTTACTCTACTAGAACTGCGGGTGATTTCAGTGGTTTTCATGAAGAGCATTTCTCTAGTTCTTTCCGTAATATATTTTCCGAG ATCTTTGAAGAAGTAGATGACTTTGCTCCAGAGATACAG GTGGAGCTGAACCTCTCCTTTGCTGAAGCTGCGCAAGGCTGTCAGAAGAAGCTGAAATTTAATGCTCGTGTTCCTTGCGGTTCTTGCA ATGGACTTGGTCATCCAGCTTATGCAAAGATGAAAGTATGCCCAACTTGTGGAGGCATTGGAAGA GTTACAATTCCTCCTTTCACATCAACATGCAGTGCTTGCAAAGGACAGGGCCGAGTTGTTAAG GAAATTTGTACTGCTTGTAGAGGAGGCGGAGTTGTTGAAGGTGTGAAGGAGGTCACTGTTATAATCCCGGCTG GCGTTGAGACTGGGGATACAATCAGTGTAAAAAATGCTGGTAATAGTGCAGGCCGGGGAGTTCTACCTGGAACTTTATACATAAAACTAAat GTTGCAAAAGATTCTATATTCCGGAGAGATGGTGCAGACATACATGTTGATGCTAATATTAGCTTTACACAA GCCATTATTGGTGGTAAAGTTCATGTTCCAGCATTGTCCGGCGAGATGCAAATAAAA ATACCAAAAGGAGTTCAGCCAGGACATACTGTAGTACTGAGAAGCAAAG GTTTGCCAACACATGGTGGTTATATACAAGATTTTGGTGATCAATATGTGCATTTCCGCGTCAAATTTCCCAC TTCGTTAAATGAACGCCAGCGTGCACTAATGGAAGAATTTGCTAAAGAGGAGTGTATGCATGGAAATAGTGCTCCTGAACCTGAAGGGGAGAACTG GCTTTCTCAGAAGCTCTCAACTGGTTGA